In Methanobacterium veterum, a single genomic region encodes these proteins:
- a CDS encoding CPBP family intramembrane glutamic endopeptidase: MGKNSWWRYIVTIVATWGIQGIVGILVAVLFVVFLIMQNGISAVGLNIQSIQSNSMFLVALALVGFAASYFVFYLCTRFLHQRPFISLFTTKSQINWARMIKGAVLWFLILGMLTLIFYLINPASYEVTFNPSTFGMLLILSLITFPIQASFEEVFFRGYLMQGVGLLSKKPIVPLLATSFLFGFGHIMNGTGMTLSVFPLIETVIIGIALGIITLGEDGIETAIGIHVMNNLYAVLIVSTPDGIFGNLPSIMMTSSSPSGDILTTAAAAVIAVIIIFWNKKDKLRDIFRWEDAEHN, from the coding sequence TTGGGTAAAAATAGCTGGTGGAGATACATTGTTACGATTGTAGCGACATGGGGAATACAGGGAATAGTAGGAATTCTTGTGGCTGTGCTTTTTGTAGTATTTTTAATTATGCAAAATGGTATTTCTGCAGTGGGTTTAAATATTCAATCTATTCAATCGAATTCGATGTTTCTGGTAGCACTGGCATTAGTTGGCTTTGCAGCTTCGTACTTTGTTTTTTATCTTTGCACGCGTTTTTTACATCAAAGACCATTCATATCATTGTTTACTACTAAATCACAAATTAATTGGGCCAGAATGATAAAAGGGGCGGTATTATGGTTTTTAATATTGGGAATGTTAACTTTAATCTTCTATTTGATTAATCCTGCAAGTTATGAAGTAACTTTTAACCCCAGTACATTTGGAATGCTTTTAATTTTAAGTTTAATAACATTTCCAATACAGGCCTCCTTTGAAGAAGTATTTTTCAGGGGATATTTAATGCAGGGAGTGGGTTTATTAAGTAAAAAACCAATTGTACCTCTTCTTGCTACTTCATTTTTGTTCGGCTTTGGACACATTATGAATGGGACAGGTATGACTTTAAGCGTATTTCCATTAATTGAGACAGTTATAATTGGTATAGCGTTGGGTATTATAACTTTGGGGGAAGACGGTATAGAAACTGCAATTGGAATACATGTTATGAATAATCTTTATGCGGTGCTCATAGTCAGTACTCCCGACGGAATATTTGGTAATTTACCTTCTATCATGATGACGTCATCCAGTCCTTCGGGTGATATTCTTACAACAGCAGCAGCTGCTGTAATTGCAGTGATAATTATATTCTGGAATAAAAAAGATAAATTAAGGGATATATTCAGATGGGAAGATGCAGAACATAATTAA
- a CDS encoding DegT/DnrJ/EryC1/StrS family aminotransferase gives MIPIAKPFIGDEEIKEVEAVLRSGFIAQGPKVAEFEEKFAEYVGTRHAVATSSGTTALHVALLCAGIGKGDEVITTPFSFAATANSVLYAGGKPVFVDIDPKTYNINPEKIEEAITDKTKAILPVHLYGQPADMDQICKIAEDHDLKVIEDAAQAHGAIYHGKKVGSIGDMACFSFYPTKNITTGEGGIITTDDDAFDKDARAIRAHGESERYEHVTLGYNFRMTDIAAAIGVVQLKRLEEFNEKRIENAEYLTEHINSIEGIESPYVASNVRHVFHQYTVRVEDGKRDELKEFLNNEGIGTGVHYPRTIYNQKLYEDLGYTADCPEAEKAAAEVLSLPVNPTLTAEDFGKIVSVLQDASDKIFK, from the coding sequence ATGATACCAATTGCTAAACCATTTATTGGTGATGAAGAAATTAAGGAAGTAGAGGCTGTTTTAAGATCGGGATTCATTGCACAAGGGCCAAAAGTTGCTGAATTCGAAGAAAAGTTTGCAGAATATGTCGGCACTAGGCATGCTGTTGCTACAAGTTCTGGGACCACAGCATTACATGTTGCTCTTCTTTGTGCTGGAATTGGTAAAGGCGATGAAGTAATAACCACTCCGTTTTCCTTTGCTGCAACAGCAAATTCTGTTCTTTATGCTGGCGGAAAACCTGTATTTGTGGATATAGACCCTAAAACATATAATATAAACCCTGAAAAAATTGAAGAAGCTATAACAGATAAAACAAAGGCTATATTACCGGTTCATTTGTACGGACAGCCTGCAGATATGGATCAGATATGCAAAATAGCGGAAGATCATGACTTAAAAGTAATAGAAGACGCTGCACAGGCTCATGGAGCTATTTACCACGGTAAAAAGGTAGGATCCATTGGAGATATGGCGTGTTTCAGCTTTTACCCTACAAAAAATATTACAACTGGGGAAGGCGGTATAATAACTACTGATGATGATGCATTTGACAAAGATGCACGTGCTATACGAGCTCATGGTGAAAGTGAAAGATATGAACACGTTACATTGGGATATAACTTCCGAATGACTGATATTGCAGCGGCAATAGGGGTTGTTCAGCTTAAAAGGCTTGAAGAGTTCAATGAGAAGAGAATAGAAAATGCAGAATATTTAACTGAGCATATAAATTCAATTGAAGGTATTGAATCACCATATGTGGCGTCAAATGTTAGGCATGTGTTCCACCAGTACACGGTAAGGGTAGAAGATGGTAAAAGAGATGAATTAAAAGAATTTTTAAACAATGAAGGAATTGGAACGGGAGTCCATTATCCTAGGACCATATACAACCAAAAACTTTATGAAGATTTGGGGTACACGGCTGACTGTCCTGAAGCGGAAAAAGCAGCGGCTGAAGTTTTATCTCTCCCTGTAAATCCTACCTTAACTGCTGAAGATTTTGGAAAAATAGTATCTGTACTTCAAGATGCTTCGGATAAAATTTTTAAATAA
- a CDS encoding tRNA (guanine(10)-N(2))-dimethyltransferase codes for MDTKIIHEGLVTIKTPEFDKVSSKAPVFYNPVMELNRDISVIAIKTYQDELEHEISICDAFGGSGIRGVRYAKEIENVSRVVVTDINPRAIQFANENIKINELNNVKACKEDANILLRKCKGKFDIVDIDPFGTPSYYMESAGISLKADGMICATATDTSGLCGTYKDPCVRKYGAMPLKTEYCHELGVRILAGFIARTFSKYKKCIEILFSHSTEHYMRIYARVKKGAKITDESLKKDIGYILHCENCLNRTVVQGITPKTSSICPVCGKNFKTVGPLWCGSILDQQFIESMLKNMENTKINQEKKVSKLLNMTYEEANGPATFYDLHQICKKMKTSSPRLDAVLESIKEEGYFVSRTHFKPTGIKTDAPVDKLKEVISCLNETCDPA; via the coding sequence ATGGACACTAAAATTATTCATGAAGGGCTTGTAACGATTAAAACCCCAGAATTTGATAAAGTATCGTCTAAAGCTCCCGTTTTTTACAATCCAGTAATGGAACTTAACAGAGACATATCTGTAATTGCAATAAAGACATATCAAGACGAATTAGAGCATGAAATTAGCATATGTGATGCTTTTGGAGGAAGTGGAATCAGAGGCGTGAGATATGCAAAGGAGATAGAAAATGTCTCCAGGGTAGTTGTGACTGATATAAACCCCCGGGCAATCCAATTTGCAAATGAAAACATCAAAATAAATGAGTTAAACAACGTAAAAGCATGCAAAGAAGATGCAAACATCTTACTTAGAAAATGCAAAGGAAAATTCGACATTGTTGACATAGATCCATTCGGAACTCCTTCTTATTACATGGAATCTGCAGGAATTAGTTTAAAAGCAGACGGAATGATCTGCGCAACGGCTACTGACACTTCAGGGCTATGTGGGACTTATAAAGATCCGTGTGTTAGAAAATACGGCGCTATGCCACTTAAAACTGAATACTGTCATGAGTTAGGGGTTAGAATTCTTGCAGGATTTATTGCAAGGACATTTTCCAAATATAAAAAGTGCATTGAGATATTATTCTCACACAGCACCGAACACTACATGCGAATTTATGCAAGGGTCAAAAAAGGAGCAAAGATAACAGATGAATCCCTAAAAAAGGACATAGGATATATATTGCACTGTGAAAACTGCCTAAACAGAACTGTAGTTCAAGGTATAACTCCCAAAACCAGTTCTATCTGTCCAGTATGTGGTAAAAATTTTAAGACTGTAGGTCCCCTGTGGTGCGGCAGTATTTTAGATCAGCAGTTTATAGAATCAATGCTAAAAAATATGGAAAATACAAAAATAAACCAGGAAAAAAAAGTGTCTAAACTTTTAAATATGACATATGAAGAAGCAAACGGCCCTGCAACTTTTTATGACCTTCACCAAATATGTAAAAAAATGAAAACAAGCTCTCCTCGTCTTGATGCTGTTTTAGAATCAATTAAAGAAGAGGGATACTTCGTATCAAGAACTCATTTTAAACCTACGGGAATTAAGACAGACGCCCCTGTGGATAAACTAAAAGAAGTAATTTCGTGCTTAAATGAAACATGTGACCCTGCTTAA
- a CDS encoding DUF4013 domain-containing protein has translation MDIGENISDSIRYPTSDLGKLLILGIIMIIPLVNFIGMGYFLRALKSNLAGISELPNFDDVGELFIEGLKLFIVGIIYSIPVWIIAAGLGAGQNVIMNAGMLSGAALYALILGYIIYVILAIIIGFIEIIAVANLAYNDGEFSAAFRFTEILGHISQIGWADYIIWYIVVVLVSLIIGLIAVAITFALAITLIGIILIPVLLILVISYISLFYARSLSLLFLSQEKIYSYQESVQEPSK, from the coding sequence ATGGACATAGGAGAAAATATATCAGATAGTATTAGATATCCCACATCAGATTTGGGAAAGCTTTTGATACTAGGAATAATAATGATTATCCCCTTAGTGAATTTTATAGGTATGGGATACTTTTTAAGGGCTTTGAAATCAAATTTAGCTGGAATATCAGAACTCCCCAACTTTGATGATGTTGGTGAATTATTCATCGAGGGCCTTAAACTATTCATAGTAGGAATAATTTACAGCATTCCAGTTTGGATAATAGCTGCAGGCTTAGGAGCAGGTCAAAATGTGATCATGAATGCAGGCATGCTTTCTGGAGCTGCATTATATGCATTAATCCTAGGATACATAATTTATGTGATATTAGCCATCATCATAGGGTTTATAGAGATTATTGCAGTAGCCAATCTGGCATATAACGATGGAGAATTTAGTGCAGCTTTTAGATTCACTGAAATACTTGGTCATATATCCCAGATCGGATGGGCAGATTATATAATTTGGTATATCGTAGTGGTACTGGTATCTTTAATTATTGGTTTAATTGCAGTAGCTATCACATTTGCACTCGCCATTACACTTATTGGTATCATATTAATTCCAGTGCTTCTCATTTTAGTAATATCATACATCTCACTGTTCTATGCAAGATCCCTATCCCTGTTATTCTTGTCCCAAGAAAAAATATACAGTTATCAAGAATCAGTCCAAGAACCTTCAAAATAA
- a CDS encoding DUF2142 domain-containing protein: MNRIKSLNPQYVFIILGLIYGIAFLVLIPPFQVPDEYEHYYKSWDISNGHLIPEKIGNKAGVSVPESVKIMTDNVYQKWKYYILNNQSMNMEYLLNLPLKSSTNTFVDISKYAVVTYSPLPYLASALSIALGKLFDLSPLILLYLGRFGNLLLWLLIIFLAIKITPIFKWGFLAIALMPMTLFQAASLSADCIAISLSFLSIAIFLKLALDDNIKKITRKHILIIISIGLLLGLAKMPYIMLILLFFLIPSKKFESRTKMFQIFGLTFLLAVLIIAFWNFMVNGLYMPLDPGISIKDQLLCILHYPVDFIQTMLNTSSQYAGELPFIVVGNWAYANSPIPNLIYYIYFFIILLVAAFDKGSFKISLKQRYIILGSFLLIAGTIFILEYLTWTYTGAPVIHGIQGRYLIPILPLLFLTLYEKSERTKNRLLVELMMSLFIILILSKVVFIFINYYYALYF; encoded by the coding sequence ATGAATAGAATTAAGAGTTTAAATCCACAGTATGTATTTATTATTCTGGGATTGATTTACGGAATAGCTTTTTTAGTATTAATTCCTCCTTTTCAGGTTCCTGACGAATATGAACATTATTATAAATCATGGGATATAAGCAATGGACATCTAATTCCTGAAAAAATAGGAAATAAAGCAGGAGTTTCAGTTCCCGAGTCTGTAAAAATCATGACAGACAACGTCTATCAAAAATGGAAATACTACATTTTAAACAATCAATCAATGAACATGGAATACCTGTTAAATCTTCCACTTAAAAGCAGTACTAATACTTTTGTAGATATTTCAAAGTATGCTGTGGTAACTTATTCTCCACTCCCATATTTAGCCTCTGCATTAAGTATAGCTCTTGGAAAACTGTTTGATTTATCCCCATTAATATTGCTGTATTTAGGGAGATTCGGAAATCTATTACTATGGTTACTCATCATATTTTTAGCAATTAAAATAACTCCCATATTTAAATGGGGTTTCTTAGCCATAGCTTTAATGCCAATGACACTATTTCAGGCAGCATCTCTTTCAGCAGACTGCATAGCTATCTCATTATCGTTTCTTAGCATTGCAATTTTCCTTAAATTAGCCCTAGATGACAATATTAAAAAAATCACCCGAAAACATATTTTAATCATAATTTCAATTGGTTTACTGTTAGGTTTAGCTAAAATGCCATACATAATGCTGATTCTCTTATTCTTCTTAATTCCATCAAAGAAATTTGAAAGCAGAACAAAAATGTTTCAGATATTTGGACTTACATTTTTACTTGCAGTTTTAATCATCGCATTCTGGAACTTTATGGTTAATGGACTATACATGCCTCTTGATCCCGGAATATCCATCAAAGATCAATTACTTTGTATTTTACATTATCCCGTTGACTTTATTCAAACCATGTTAAACACTTCATCCCAATATGCAGGAGAACTTCCATTTATAGTGGTTGGTAATTGGGCTTATGCAAATTCACCTATCCCTAACCTGATTTACTACATATATTTCTTTATAATACTTTTAGTAGCTGCTTTTGATAAAGGCTCTTTCAAAATAAGTCTTAAACAGAGATATATTATTTTAGGATCATTTTTGTTAATTGCAGGCACTATTTTCATCCTTGAATATCTTACATGGACATATACTGGAGCACCAGTAATACACGGGATTCAGGGCAGGTATTTAATTCCAATATTACCTCTGCTGTTCCTAACTTTATATGAAAAAAGCGAGCGAACTAAAAATAGATTGCTAGTTGAGTTGATGATGAGCTTGTTTATCATCTTAATCCTGTCAAAAGTAGTGTTTATATTTATAAACTATTACTATGCGCTTTATTTCTAA
- a CDS encoding Lrp/AsnC family transcriptional regulator produces MRDDEGPTKLDEIDRKILNLLNEDGRMSYRKISRELDISVGTVHNRVDKFTKTGIIKKFVPLLDHSKVGYKLTTVIGVKVKGGVLRNWEDKTAYNKNVLGIYDVTGEYDAILIAKFRDTTELDAFIKELLKEPDVQRTYTQTVLNIVKEDLGSSEIIEEEENNES; encoded by the coding sequence ATGAGAGATGACGAGGGACCAACCAAACTAGATGAAATTGACAGGAAAATTCTTAACTTATTAAATGAAGACGGAAGAATGTCTTACAGGAAGATTTCACGTGAATTAGACATATCCGTAGGTACAGTTCACAATAGAGTTGATAAATTTACAAAAACAGGAATCATTAAAAAATTTGTTCCACTTCTAGATCACTCCAAAGTTGGATATAAATTAACTACTGTAATTGGCGTTAAAGTCAAAGGCGGAGTTTTACGAAACTGGGAAGATAAAACAGCCTATAACAAAAATGTACTTGGCATATATGATGTTACTGGCGAATATGATGCCATATTAATAGCTAAATTCAGAGATACAACCGAACTTGATGCTTTCATAAAAGAACTCTTAAAAGAACCAGATGTACAGAGAACATACACTCAAACCGTTTTAAATATAGTAAAAGAAGATCTGGGATCTTCCGAAATCATCGAAGAAGAAGAAAATAACGAAAGTTAA
- a CDS encoding DUF4013 domain-containing protein, with protein MDIGDLVSDALKYPLSDWTKILMLGIILVIAGIGNISRSFMADSTLISVLGIIGFIVGLLGYGYFFKIIKSSLAGISELPSFDEFVTMFIDGIKVAVVGFVYSIPAVILILIFAASIIISLISNPSSIPIGALIGAGIGIILAMLYMLIITPIIAVAVANMAYNDSEFSAAFRFSEIFDKIGTIGWGNLILWYMVTIIVYIVIAAVGGIITGLFSLISPVLTVVLMALIVTPYLQMYVARSVALLYSSQDVIYGSQQTGTAHSK; from the coding sequence ATGGATATTGGAGATTTAGTCTCAGATGCCTTAAAATACCCACTATCAGACTGGACTAAAATTTTAATGTTAGGAATCATCCTGGTGATTGCGGGCATAGGAAACATATCAAGGTCATTCATGGCAGACAGTACATTAATATCAGTTTTAGGGATTATTGGATTTATTGTTGGATTATTAGGATATGGTTACTTCTTTAAAATCATAAAATCAAGTTTAGCAGGAATTTCAGAGCTTCCATCATTCGATGAATTTGTTACTATGTTTATAGACGGCATTAAAGTAGCTGTAGTCGGTTTTGTTTATTCAATACCTGCCGTTATATTAATACTAATCTTTGCAGCATCAATTATAATATCATTAATTTCAAACCCATCATCAATTCCTATAGGAGCACTTATTGGGGCTGGAATTGGAATTATCCTTGCAATGTTATACATGCTTATAATTACCCCAATAATCGCAGTTGCAGTGGCAAATATGGCCTACAATGACAGTGAATTTAGTGCAGCATTCAGATTCAGTGAAATATTCGACAAAATCGGGACCATAGGATGGGGAAACCTTATACTATGGTATATGGTGACAATAATTGTTTATATAGTCATTGCTGCTGTAGGCGGAATTATAACTGGCCTTTTCAGTTTAATTAGCCCCGTACTAACAGTAGTGTTAATGGCATTAATTGTAACACCTTATCTACAGATGTATGTCGCTAGATCAGTAGCATTGCTATACAGTTCTCAAGATGTGATATATGGATCCCAGCAAACAGGAACTGCACATTCAAAATAA
- a CDS encoding DUF4013 domain-containing protein produces the protein MDIGDIIGDAVRYPSQDWKKVVTFGVFFLLNYVIIGILFWPGYALRALKATLAGSDELPEFGDWGEMVIDSLKLIIVSIVYSIIPAIVILIGIFGSAASIQNLGSLMSPAAALGLISGVVLIGIILEIIFSLALILAIANMALYDSDLGAAFRFSEIIDLAKSIGYVDYIIWFIVMIIVGIVVGIVAGILNVLVIGLLLTPLIVMPYAYLLYSRSLGLLVTSEDLFATEERTTYARE, from the coding sequence ATGGACATAGGCGACATAATAGGAGATGCAGTTAGATATCCCTCACAGGACTGGAAAAAAGTAGTTACATTTGGTGTATTTTTCCTTTTAAACTATGTAATTATTGGAATTTTATTCTGGCCAGGATATGCACTTAGAGCATTGAAAGCAACCTTAGCAGGTTCAGATGAGCTCCCAGAATTTGGTGACTGGGGCGAAATGGTTATAGACAGTCTTAAATTAATTATAGTTTCTATAGTATACAGCATTATACCAGCGATAGTAATATTAATAGGCATATTCGGATCAGCAGCTTCAATACAAAATTTAGGAAGTTTAATGTCACCAGCAGCAGCATTGGGCCTGATAAGTGGAGTTGTCCTTATCGGTATAATCCTTGAGATTATATTCAGTTTAGCATTAATACTGGCAATAGCAAATATGGCACTTTACGACAGCGACCTTGGGGCAGCATTCAGATTCAGTGAAATAATTGATTTAGCTAAATCAATTGGATATGTAGACTACATAATCTGGTTTATAGTGATGATCATTGTAGGAATTGTTGTAGGAATTGTAGCAGGTATTTTAAATGTTCTTGTCATTGGACTACTCTTAACTCCATTGATAGTTATGCCATACGCATATCTATTATATTCAAGATCACTTGGATTATTAGTTACATCAGAAGACCTATTTGCAACAGAAGAAAGAACTACATACGCAAGGGAATAA
- a CDS encoding mechanosensitive ion channel family protein yields MFGTPKKSEIFLEVDNVVFENVQQGLTNSVNMVIQFLPALIGAIIILIIGWIVGRVGGGLLSKLLQKTNIDETVGKTDFGTTLEKSGMTISGLFGSLFKWFIYLIFIMAAVNVLNIPIFADFLNAVVLYIPNLIAGVLVLVIGLIAVNFLMKWVGSMLKGEDVPFTNWIVVGLQALLSVVVIVIALDQWRIQTAIIYTFLVPLAWGISAGIAIAIGISVGVGAKDIVADYLRKMAETGESKTKEKIEEKGEGGNEEEFREPGEGVPK; encoded by the coding sequence ATGTTTGGAACCCCAAAAAAATCAGAGATTTTTTTGGAGGTTGATAACGTGGTTTTTGAAAATGTACAACAAGGCCTTACAAATTCTGTAAATATGGTAATTCAATTCCTGCCGGCTTTAATTGGCGCTATTATAATCCTGATAATTGGATGGATTGTAGGGCGTGTAGGTGGTGGGCTTTTATCTAAACTACTCCAGAAAACCAATATTGATGAAACAGTGGGCAAAACTGACTTTGGTACAACATTGGAGAAGTCGGGAATGACCATATCTGGGCTATTTGGTTCACTGTTTAAATGGTTCATATATTTGATATTCATAATGGCCGCTGTAAACGTCTTAAACATACCAATTTTCGCAGATTTCCTGAATGCAGTAGTGTTATACATACCCAATCTTATAGCAGGTGTACTGGTACTTGTTATAGGATTAATAGCAGTTAACTTCCTCATGAAATGGGTAGGAAGCATGCTAAAAGGTGAAGATGTTCCATTTACTAACTGGATAGTTGTTGGATTACAAGCACTGCTTTCTGTAGTGGTAATTGTAATTGCATTAGACCAATGGCGTATTCAAACTGCAATTATATATACTTTCCTGGTTCCGCTGGCATGGGGAATTTCTGCAGGTATAGCAATTGCAATAGGAATTTCAGTGGGAGTAGGAGCTAAAGATATTGTAGCAGACTATTTACGAAAAATGGCAGAGACTGGAGAAAGCAAAACCAAAGAAAAAATAGAAGAAAAAGGTGAAGGTGGAAACGAGGAAGAATTCCGTGAACCTGGAGAAGGAGTACCAAAGTAA